In Miscanthus floridulus cultivar M001 chromosome 5, ASM1932011v1, whole genome shotgun sequence, one genomic interval encodes:
- the LOC136453420 gene encoding cation/H(+) antiporter 15-like codes for MDAMPISDGLPGNVTEQMRNATMPKASSTVVCYSPMMITTNGIWQGFNPLEFSLPLFILQTAIIVVTTRLLVLVLRPFRQPRVIAEILAGVLLGPSVMGQIDTWANMVFPMRSLLTLETVAHLGLLYFLFLVGLEMDIDVIRRSGKKALFVAIAGMALPFCMGVATSFIFRHQVSRNVHQTSFILFLGVALSVTAFPVLARILAEIKLLGTDLGRIAMSAAIVNDMCAWILLAIAIAISEVDSAALSSLWVLLSGVLFVLFCLYVVRPGMWWLIRRTPEGEGVSDMQVSLILTGVMLAGVCTDAIGIHSVFGAFVYGLVIPTGPLGVVLIEKIEDFVTGLLLPLFFAISGLRTNVQKINDPITVGLLVLVFVMASFAKIMGTIIIAALYTMPFREGIALGFLMNTRGLVEMIVLNIGRDKEVLDDESFAVMVLVSVAMTTLVTPVVTGVYRPSRRLVGYKRRNLQRIRHDSELRMLTCVHTTRNVPSVLSLLELSNPNKRSPIFIYALHLVELTGRASNMLAAAAASSASKQSRSGSGSSLPPVTEHIFNAFENYERHTGGVSIQTLAAVSPYQSMHEDVSVLAEDKHVSLIVIPFHKQQTVDGGMEPINPHVRGFNESLLSTSPCSVAILLDRGLSAAAARMATEHHVALFFFGGPDDREALAYAWRMVEHPGVALTIVRFLPPDYRSRSVSGSTYRPSSVDSDSRAITISTEGKSEQEQDEDYLNEFRARNHGNDAISYAMRMVANSEETVAAMRGMDNNLHELYIVGRRPGEVGSPMTAALEEWMENPELGPIGDMLVSSDFSMSVSVLVVQQYVVAAAPAPVPAPAASSDPVRHYLSNANQRPSAASGAYRTSAASAANSRWSGSSGTVGF; via the exons ATGGACGCCATGCCGATCTCCGATGGGCTGCCGGGCAACGTCACGGAGCAGATGCGGAACGCGACGATGCCCAAGGCGTCCAGCACCGTGGTGTGCTACTCGCCCATGATGATCACCACCAACGGCATCTGGCAGGGGTTCAACCCGCTGGAGTTCTCCCTCCCGCTCTTCATCCTCCAGACGGCCATCATCGTCGTCACCACCCGCTTGCTCGTCCTTGTCCTCAGGCCCTTCCGCCAGCCCCGCGTCATCGCTGAGATCCTC GCCGGCGTGCTGCTGGGCCCGTCGGTGATGGGGCAGATAGACACCTGGGCGAACATGGTGTTCCCGATGCGCAGCCTGCTCACGCTGGAGACGGTGGCGCACCTCGGCCTCCTCTATTTCCTCTTCTTGGTCGGCCTGGAGATGGACATCGACGTGATCCGGAGGTCGGGCAAGAAGGCGCTGTTCGTCGCCATAGCGGGGATGGCGCTGCCGTTCTGCATGGGCGTCGCCACGTCCTTCATCTTCCGGCACCAGGTGTCGCGGAACGTGCACCAGACGTCCTTCATCCTCTTCCTTGGCGTCGCGCTCTCCGTCACGGCGTTCCCTGTGCTCGCCCGCATCCTTGCCGAGATCAAGCTGCTCGGCACCGACCTCGGCCGCATCGCCATGTCCGCCGCCATCGTCAACGACATGTGCGCGTGGATCCTGCTCGCGATCGCCATCGCCATCTCGGAGGTAGACAGCGCCGCGCTGTCGTCCCTGTGGGTGCTCCTCTCCGGGGTGCTCTTCGTGCTCTTCTGCCTCTACGTCGTGCGCCCCGGCATGTGGTGGCTCATCCGCCGCACCCCCGAGGGCGAGGGCGTCAGCGACATGCAGGTCTCCCTCATCCTCACCGGCGTCATGCTCGCCGGCGTGTGCACCGACGCCATCGGCATACACTCGGTCTTCGGCGCCTTCGTCTACGGGCTGGTCATCCCGACCGGGCCGCTCGGCGTGGTGCTCATCGAGAAGATCGAGGACTTCGTCACCGGCCTGCTCCTGCCGCTCTTCTTCGCCATCAGCGGCCTGCGCACCAACGTCCAGAAGATAAACGACCCCATCACCGTTGGCCTTCTCGTGCTCGTGTTCGTCATGGCCAGCTTTGCCAAGATcatgggcaccatcatcatcgccGCGCTCTACACCATGCCGTTCCGCGAGGGCATCGCGCTCGGCTTCCTCATGAACACCAGGGGGCTCGTGGAAATGATAGTGCTCAACATTGGAAGAGACAAAGAG GTGTTGGATGACGAGTCGTTTGCGGTGATGGTGCTGGTGTCGGTGGCCATGACGACACTGGTGACGCCGGTGGTGACCGGCGTGTACCGGCCGTCGCGGCGCCTCGTGGGCTACAAGCGGCGGAACCTGCAGCGCATCCGGCACGACAGCGAGCTCCGTATGCTGACCTGCGTGCACACCACCCGCAACGTGCCGTCCGTGCTCTCGCTGCTCGAGCTCTCGAACCCGAACAAGCGCTCCCCGATCTTCATCTACGCGCTCCACCTCGTGGAGCTCACGGGACGCGCCTCCAAcatgctcgccgccgccgcggcctcctccGCATCAAAGCAGAGCCGGAGCGGATCGGGATCCTCCCTCCCCCCCGTGACGGAGCACATCTTCAACGCCTTCGAGAACTACGAGAGGCACACTG GAGGCGTGTCCATCCAGACGCTGGCGGCGGTGTCGCCGTACCAAAGCATGCACGAGGACGTGTCCGTGCTTGCCGAGGACAAGCACGTCTCGCTCATCGTGATCCCGTTCCACAAGCAGCAGACGGTGGACGGCGGCATGGAGCCCATCAATCCGCACGTCCGCGGCTTCAACGAGAGCCTCCTCTCCACGTCCCCGTGCTCCGTCGCCATCCTCCTCGACCGCGGGCTCAGCGCCGCGGCGGCGCGGATGGCCACCGAGCACCACGTCGCGCTCTTCTTCTTCGGCGGGCCCGACGACCGCGAGGCGCTCGCGTACGCGTGGAGGATGGTCGAGCACCCCGGCGTCGCCCTCACCATCGTGCGGTTCCTCCCGCCGGACTACAGGTCGCGGTCCGTCTCCGGCTCGACCTACCGCCCATCGTCGGTCGACTCGGACTCTCGCGCCATCACCATCAGCACGGAGGGCAAGAGCGAGCAGGAGCAGGACGAGGACTACCTCAACGAGTTCCGGGCGCGCAACCACGGCAACGACGCCATCTCCTACGCCATGCGGATGGTGGCCAACAGCGAGGAGACGGTGGCGGCCATGCGGGGCATGGACAACAACCTGCACGAGCTGTACATCGTGGGCCGGCGCCCCGGCGAGGTCGGGTCGCCGATGACGGCGGCGCTGGAGGAATGGATGGAGAACCCGGAGCTGGGGCCCATCGGGGACATGCTCGTGTCGTCCGACTTCTCCATGTCGGTGTCGGTGCTGGTGGTGCAGCAGTACGTGGTGGCCGCAGCGCCCGCCCCCGTCCCCGCGCCGGCCGCGAGCAGCGACCCCGTGCGCCACTACTTGAGCAACGCCAACCAGCGGCCGTCGGCGGCGTCCGGGGCATACCGGACGAGCGCGGCGTCGGCAGCCAATAGCAGGTGGTCTGGCTCTAGTGGCACCGTAGGCTTCTGA
- the LOC136453422 gene encoding protein LURP-one-related 8-like: MAKVHPNVLPSSPAERAAAAAAGPPSAGSVSEEEATSLTVWRKSLLFNCRGYTVFDARGDLAYRVDSYDAEAEVVLMDPAGRPAFTLRRKRLSLSGEQWLIYTGEETRRPVYAVKRGGGKSMARVTPCAGAVASYEVEGSYARRRCVVYDAERRAVAEVQPKEAVGTDVFRLLVQPGVNVSLAMAVVVALDQLFGRPSLLRSWSYSP, translated from the coding sequence ATGGCGAAGGTCCACCCCAACGTGCTGCCGTCGTCGCCGGCTGAGagagccgccgccgcagcggctgGGCCGCCGTCTGCGGGCAGCGTCAGCGAGGAGGAGGCGACGTCGCTGACGGTGTGGCGCAAGTCGCTGCTGTTCAACTGCAGGGGGTACACGGTGTTCGACGCCAGGGGCGACCTCGCCTACCGCGTCGACAGCTACGACGCCGAGGCCGAGGTCGTGCTCATGGACCCCGCCGGCCGCCCGGCCTTCACGCTGCGCCGCAAGCGCCTCAGCCTGTCCGGCGAGCAGTGGCTCATCTACACGGGCGAGGAGACGCGGCGGCCCGTCTACGCCGTCAAGCGCGGCGGCGGCAAGTCGATGGCGCGCGTCACGCCGTGCGCCGGGGCCGTGGCCTCGTACGAGGTGGAGGGGTCCTACGCGCGCCGCCGCTGCGTGGTGTACGACGCCGAGCGCCGGGCCGTCGCGGAGGTGCAGCCCAAGGAGGCGGTCGGCACGGATGTGTTCCGCCTGCTGGTGCAGCCGGGGGTCAACGTGTCGCTCGCCATGGCCGTGGTGGTGGCGCTCGACCAGTTGTTTGGGAGGCCGTCGCTCCTCAGGAGCTGGTCCTACTCGCCATAG